The proteins below come from a single Chitinophaga pinensis DSM 2588 genomic window:
- a CDS encoding sensor histidine kinase, with translation MDDKIFYITIFISLLIAIIILFFVISIVLYHRRYIQLQRERIVAEITILENERKRIAADLHDSMGPLLSTIKLNIHSIEVTDERDHQIIVRSSGYIDEVIKGLRQISHNLLPATLERKGLTEALHEFIRQLSGKQDLEIKFHTSGKIDIAPEKQIHIFRIIQEITHNTLKHAKATQLQIVLTRENGFYLVLVKENGIGFDVKKARNESAGLGMKSLAIRTDILRGSLSIDSVPGQGTNYFVKIPVG, from the coding sequence ATGGACGACAAAATATTTTATATCACCATATTTATCTCGCTGCTGATAGCCATCATCATTCTGTTTTTCGTCATCTCTATTGTCTTGTATCATCGCCGGTACATACAGCTGCAACGCGAACGTATCGTTGCGGAAATTACCATCCTGGAGAATGAAAGGAAAAGGATTGCCGCTGACCTGCATGACAGCATGGGCCCTTTATTATCTACTATCAAACTCAATATTCATAGTATCGAGGTGACAGATGAAAGGGACCATCAGATCATTGTCCGCTCTTCCGGTTATATCGATGAGGTGATCAAAGGACTGAGGCAGATATCACACAACCTGCTGCCAGCGACACTTGAGCGTAAGGGGCTTACGGAGGCGTTACATGAATTCATCCGCCAGTTGTCAGGTAAACAGGATCTTGAAATTAAGTTTCATACTTCCGGAAAGATCGACATTGCGCCTGAAAAACAGATCCATATCTTCCGTATTATACAGGAGATCACGCACAATACCCTGAAACACGCCAAAGCCACACAATTACAGATTGTGCTGACGAGAGAAAACGGATTCTACCTTGTACTGGTGAAGGAGAACGGGATCGGGTTTGATGTAAAAAAAGCCAGAAATGAATCTGCCGGACTTGGTATGAAAAGTCTGGCGATCCGTACAGACATCCTTCGGGGCTCACTGTCTATCGATTCTGTACCGGGCCAGGGTACCAACTATTTCGTAAAAATTCCGGTGGGATAA
- a CDS encoding RNA recognition motif domain-containing protein: MNIFVGNISDRTTEDEIWSLFDPFGVVYSINVAYDKYSGRSKGFAFVEMPDDSNAVLAIKELNNSVVDGQKIVVYEARPKPERPENNRFSRSGPRPGFRPRY; encoded by the coding sequence GTGAATATTTTTGTAGGTAATATAAGTGACAGAACAACTGAAGATGAAATCTGGTCTTTATTTGACCCATTTGGAGTTGTATATAGTATTAATGTGGCTTATGATAAGTACAGTGGCCGTTCTAAAGGTTTTGCATTCGTTGAAATGCCAGACGATTCCAATGCAGTACTGGCAATTAAGGAATTGAATAATTCTGTAGTTGATGGCCAGAAAATAGTAGTGTATGAGGCTCGTCCAAAACCTGAAAGACCGGAAAATAATCGTTTCTCAAGATCCGGACCACGCCCTGGATTTAGACCCAGATACTAA
- a CDS encoding DUF3253 domain-containing protein, with the protein MHQNSIISKQIISTVTQRGPDKSTCPSEIARMLFADNWRDYMQQVRDVAIDLQKKGLIIITQKGLPVDINDFKGPIRIKLQNKL; encoded by the coding sequence ATGCATCAGAACAGCATCATTTCGAAACAGATAATTTCTACTGTTACCCAGAGAGGCCCTGATAAAAGCACATGCCCTTCTGAGATAGCCAGAATGCTCTTTGCTGACAATTGGCGGGACTATATGCAGCAGGTCAGAGATGTAGCAATTGATTTGCAAAAGAAGGGGTTGATCATTATTACTCAAAAAGGATTACCAGTTGATATCAATGATTTCAAGGGTCCAATCAGAATAAAGCTCCAGAACAAATTATAA
- a CDS encoding response regulator, with amino-acid sequence MKTKTAPSKVLIVDDEGDLCLLLNILLEGKGMEVEHVQSIAKAEEFLLQEKPSLILLDNRLPDGFGIDFLNFVKEEHPAAKVIMISGIDAAAEDVALENGADAFLKKPFTKTQLHEAVNKLLNREETVISPF; translated from the coding sequence ATGAAAACTAAAACTGCTCCCAGCAAAGTATTAATCGTTGATGACGAAGGAGACCTGTGTCTGCTGTTGAACATACTACTCGAAGGAAAAGGAATGGAGGTCGAACATGTACAAAGTATTGCCAAAGCTGAGGAATTTCTTCTACAAGAAAAGCCTTCTCTAATATTATTAGACAATCGCCTGCCTGACGGTTTTGGCATCGACTTTCTAAATTTTGTAAAAGAAGAACATCCTGCAGCAAAAGTCATTATGATCTCTGGTATTGATGCGGCGGCTGAGGATGTAGCACTCGAAAATGGTGCTGATGCCTTTCTCAAAAAACCGTTTACAAAAACACAGTTGCACGAGGCGGTTAACAAGCTATTGAATAGAGAAGAAACTGTTATTTCGCCATTCTAA
- a CDS encoding histidine phosphatase family protein: MTRIALIRHGSTAWNKEGKMQGSTDIALDNEGLEQARKLGIRLSDESWDIVYTSHLSRAKRTGEIIAAELGIEDVREDKRIMEVSGGQTEGTTEADRIAKWGTGWRQLELGMETEQAVLTRGMAFLDDLMQEHAGKHIVIVSHGSFIRHLLKKLAPSLVQDSNLKNTSVTRFTVNDDVWECELYNCTAHLV, translated from the coding sequence ATGACACGTATAGCCCTGATCCGTCACGGAAGTACAGCATGGAACAAAGAAGGGAAAATGCAGGGTAGTACAGATATTGCCCTGGACAATGAAGGACTTGAACAAGCCAGAAAACTGGGCATACGCCTTTCTGACGAATCCTGGGACATCGTTTACACCAGTCACTTATCCCGCGCAAAAAGGACGGGAGAAATCATTGCCGCCGAACTCGGCATTGAAGATGTGCGTGAAGATAAACGTATCATGGAAGTTTCCGGAGGTCAGACTGAAGGAACAACGGAAGCAGACAGGATTGCCAAATGGGGAACCGGCTGGCGTCAGCTGGAACTGGGTATGGAGACGGAACAAGCGGTTCTGACCCGTGGTATGGCTTTCCTGGATGATCTGATGCAGGAACATGCCGGCAAACACATTGTCATTGTCAGCCACGGCAGCTTTATCCGCCATCTACTGAAAAAACTGGCGCCCAGCCTGGTACAGGATTCGAATCTGAAAAACACCTCAGTTACGCGTTTTACTGTGAATGACGATGTATGGGAATGCGAATTGTACAATTGTACAGCTCACCTGGTATAG
- a CDS encoding gliding motility-associated C-terminal domain-containing protein — translation MQSKLSFLYPILILLFANIVRTQAQTTCTGIGQNASTAFPVCGTKVFSQESVPICGGRPILGPGCNGSGDGGHTDINPFWYKFTCYKGGTLGFKITPKVMEDDYDWQIFDITGRNPNDAYTDRSLYVCMNWSGEGGITGASGAGTSFDVCGGLGMSLFSKMPTLIEGHEYLLLLSHFTQTQSGYDLEFGGGTADITSPGIPAVKWASYYCHDNTIGIKLSKETLCKTLSTNGTEFILTSGTGTIVGATGVNCTNGFDADSILVKTSAPLAPGDYTIAVKNGSDGNTILDICGNGLAVGEHASFRVEVPPTVVLYDVVAPGCAPDKIKIPLSVPVRCGSIAPNGSDFRLSGSPAASIRGASGICNSNNLADTVLIEFTQPLYRQGNYSITLTTGSDGTPILGECGQPAPLGQVVNFHTVDTVSADFDFGLNRNCKLSVLDLTHNGANSVNYWHWNFDSTDNRYTQNVNKVYGDFGIKKVSLLVSNGVCRDSVYKEINLERTLGAIFSVDPGPYCPMDVVSPKNESFGNIVSYLWDYGNGITSIDATPLPQTYYPTRKEQDYRIRLIVLDAQNCLDTTDHVIKAVTSCYIDVPTAFSPNNDGKNDFLYPLSAYKATDLDFSVYNRVGQLVFHSTNWTQKWDGTVKGLPADIGTYVWMLRYTITDTGKKVFKKGTTVLLR, via the coding sequence ATGCAATCTAAACTCAGCTTCCTGTACCCAATTTTAATCCTGCTGTTTGCCAACATTGTTAGAACGCAGGCTCAGACCACTTGCACAGGGATTGGTCAGAATGCTTCCACGGCCTTCCCCGTCTGTGGAACAAAAGTCTTTAGCCAGGAGTCCGTTCCTATCTGTGGCGGCAGACCTATTCTGGGTCCCGGTTGTAATGGCAGTGGTGACGGCGGACATACAGATATCAACCCCTTCTGGTATAAATTCACATGTTATAAAGGTGGTACACTCGGATTTAAGATCACGCCTAAAGTCATGGAAGATGACTATGACTGGCAGATCTTTGATATTACCGGACGTAACCCTAACGATGCCTATACAGACCGTAGCTTATACGTATGTATGAACTGGTCAGGGGAGGGCGGTATAACGGGCGCTTCCGGAGCAGGGACGTCTTTTGATGTGTGTGGTGGTTTGGGAATGTCGCTGTTCAGCAAAATGCCGACGCTGATAGAAGGACACGAGTACCTCTTATTGCTGAGCCACTTTACCCAGACACAGTCAGGGTATGACCTGGAGTTTGGTGGTGGCACAGCCGATATTACCAGTCCGGGTATACCAGCTGTTAAATGGGCAAGCTATTATTGCCATGATAATACGATAGGTATTAAGCTCAGCAAGGAGACGCTTTGTAAGACACTTAGTACCAACGGGACCGAATTCATTTTAACCAGTGGTACCGGTACGATTGTGGGTGCTACAGGTGTGAATTGTACCAATGGATTCGACGCCGATTCAATATTGGTGAAGACCAGCGCTCCGCTGGCGCCGGGAGATTATACCATTGCAGTGAAGAATGGTAGTGATGGGAATACGATATTGGATATCTGTGGTAACGGACTCGCAGTAGGAGAACACGCAAGTTTCCGCGTTGAGGTTCCACCTACAGTGGTACTGTATGATGTAGTAGCGCCAGGTTGCGCGCCGGATAAGATAAAGATTCCGTTATCAGTGCCGGTACGTTGTGGTTCTATTGCACCTAACGGCAGTGATTTCAGATTGAGCGGATCGCCGGCAGCCAGTATCCGTGGTGCATCAGGGATCTGTAACAGCAATAATCTGGCGGATACCGTCCTGATAGAATTTACGCAACCCTTATACCGGCAGGGAAATTATTCGATCACGCTGACTACCGGTAGCGATGGTACGCCGATATTGGGAGAATGTGGTCAGCCGGCGCCTTTAGGACAGGTGGTGAATTTTCATACAGTCGATACCGTATCAGCAGATTTTGATTTTGGTTTAAATAGAAATTGTAAGTTAAGTGTGCTGGATCTGACACATAACGGCGCCAATAGCGTGAATTACTGGCACTGGAATTTCGATAGTACGGATAATCGCTATACGCAGAATGTCAATAAAGTATATGGTGACTTTGGCATCAAGAAGGTCTCTTTGCTGGTTTCCAATGGTGTATGCCGGGATTCAGTGTACAAGGAGATCAACCTGGAACGTACGCTGGGAGCGATCTTTAGCGTTGACCCCGGGCCTTATTGCCCGATGGACGTCGTATCGCCTAAGAATGAAAGCTTCGGTAACATCGTATCCTATCTCTGGGATTATGGAAATGGTATTACCAGTATAGACGCCACACCATTGCCACAAACATATTATCCTACACGTAAGGAGCAGGATTATCGGATCCGCCTGATCGTACTGGATGCACAGAATTGTCTGGATACAACAGATCATGTGATCAAAGCAGTTACCAGCTGTTACATCGATGTGCCTACCGCGTTTTCGCCTAATAATGATGGAAAGAATGATTTCCTGTATCCCTTGAGTGCATATAAAGCAACGGACCTCGACTTTTCTGTATATAACCGTGTCGGACAACTCGTCTTCCACTCAACGAACTGGACCCAGAAGTGGGATGGTACCGTGAAAGGATTACCTGCTGATATAGGTACGTATGTCTGGATGTTACGATATACAATAACAGATACCGGTAAGAAAGTATTTAAGAAAGGTACTACCGTACTGCTGCGTTAG
- a CDS encoding helix-turn-helix domain-containing protein codes for MVTDYKKMDLFGETFIQKVILQPPFEFPFPVRDSACFLFSMEGDLQFHQEEEQYEVSNNYSLLLTCVNSGKKVSNSAKSTKNEVVVISFHPGTLKKIYERDRPLLLQKPKNNISNQCSEKVNNDFLIKKYIEGLLFYFENPSLVNEDILIIKLKEIILLLSQTQNADTIQVILSQLFSPATYTFKQIIEANIFLQVGVEDLAQKTNLSVSSFKREFAKHYNDSPANYIKTKRLEKAAELLIASDERVTDIAFDCGFNDLANFTKSFHDKYNITPTNYRLKSK; via the coding sequence ATGGTAACTGACTATAAAAAGATGGACTTATTTGGGGAAACCTTTATTCAAAAAGTTATATTACAACCCCCTTTCGAGTTTCCCTTTCCAGTAAGAGACAGTGCATGTTTTTTATTCTCTATGGAGGGGGACTTACAATTTCACCAGGAAGAAGAGCAATATGAAGTTTCAAATAACTACTCGTTACTTCTAACATGTGTAAACAGTGGAAAGAAAGTCAGCAACTCCGCAAAAAGTACTAAAAATGAGGTTGTAGTTATAAGTTTTCACCCTGGTACCTTAAAAAAAATTTATGAGAGGGACCGGCCTTTACTGCTTCAAAAGCCGAAAAATAATATATCAAATCAATGCAGCGAAAAGGTAAATAATGATTTTTTGATAAAAAAATATATTGAAGGTCTTTTGTTCTATTTTGAAAATCCCTCTTTGGTAAATGAGGATATTTTAATTATAAAATTAAAGGAAATTATTCTTTTACTTTCGCAAACTCAAAATGCTGACACAATCCAGGTAATTTTATCTCAGCTATTCTCTCCGGCCACTTATACTTTCAAACAAATTATAGAGGCAAATATATTTTTACAAGTAGGTGTTGAAGATCTCGCACAGAAGACCAATTTAAGTGTTTCATCTTTTAAAAGGGAGTTCGCAAAACATTATAACGACTCTCCAGCCAACTATATCAAAACTAAAAGGCTTGAAAAGGCCGCTGAATTGCTTATCGCCTCTGATGAACGTGTCACGGATATTGCATTTGATTGTGGCTTTAATGATCTGGCAAATTTCACGAAAAGTTTTCATGATAAGTATAATATTACACCTACTAACTATCGCTTGAAATCAAAGTAA
- a CDS encoding SDR family oxidoreductase has protein sequence MSSKVVLITGTNSGFGYVTVKTLASLGHRVYATMRDIQGRNSDQANELSAIPNVSVLELDLTDENSVSDAVATVIAKEGAIDVLINNAGFSMVGFAESFTVRDVQELFDVNVIAPWRLIKTILPTMRNRADGLIINISSGFGRFSSPFSTMYSATKFGLEGISEGLHYELRPLGVDVAIVEPGPFPTGMMNNIRYGSDQSVTPAYEYFAELPNKVGAAIGELLQTVQPDPQEVADAINNLINLSKGQRPLRTVVDRATGEFVKAANDAVQVQYEKGLRAFGMGELLH, from the coding sequence ATGAGTAGTAAAGTTGTATTAATAACAGGAACCAATAGTGGATTTGGATATGTAACAGTAAAAACGCTTGCTTCCTTGGGGCACCGCGTGTACGCTACAATGCGGGATATACAAGGAAGAAATTCGGATCAGGCCAACGAGCTTTCTGCCATACCGAATGTATCGGTATTGGAGTTGGATTTGACGGATGAGAACAGTGTCAGTGATGCAGTTGCTACTGTGATCGCTAAGGAAGGTGCGATAGATGTACTGATTAATAATGCAGGCTTTTCAATGGTCGGTTTCGCAGAGAGTTTTACCGTTAGGGATGTACAGGAGCTTTTTGATGTCAACGTTATCGCGCCCTGGCGCTTAATAAAAACGATATTGCCGACAATGCGTAATCGGGCTGATGGGCTTATCATCAATATCAGCAGCGGATTTGGGAGGTTTTCATCACCTTTCTCAACCATGTACAGCGCTACAAAATTTGGTTTAGAAGGCATCAGCGAAGGCTTACACTACGAATTGAGACCTTTAGGCGTGGATGTTGCCATTGTTGAACCGGGCCCTTTCCCTACCGGAATGATGAATAATATCAGATACGGTTCTGACCAGTCGGTTACACCTGCTTACGAATATTTTGCAGAATTACCCAATAAGGTAGGTGCAGCTATTGGTGAATTGCTGCAAACAGTTCAACCTGACCCGCAAGAAGTAGCAGACGCCATTAACAACTTGATCAATCTATCAAAAGGACAAAGACCGCTGCGCACCGTGGTAGACAGGGCAACCGGCGAATTTGTAAAAGCAGCCAATGATGCAGTTCAGGTGCAATACGAAAAGGGATTAAGAGCTTTCGGAATGGGTGAATTGCTGCATTAA
- a CDS encoding SDR family NAD(P)-dependent oxidoreductase, whose translation MKLENKVAVITGGNSGIGFGIAEAFKSEGAVGAIVGRKQAAIDSSVARLDGRFIGIQADVTKLDDLERLFKETYDKYGKIDALVVNAGGAVEGGKMGSVADIGEADFDAYIDLNIKSVYFTVHKALPYMNDGGSIVLIGSIAGHRAFPGMSVYGASKAAVISFARGFSLDLLDRKIRVNVLSPGTIDTPVFDKFIPEEQVDTVKKIWTDLIPAGRIGQPSDIGRAAVFLASDESSFVVGTEILSDGGVTNITMFR comes from the coding sequence ATGAAGTTGGAAAATAAGGTAGCCGTAATAACAGGTGGTAACAGTGGGATCGGATTTGGTATTGCTGAAGCATTTAAAAGCGAAGGTGCCGTAGGCGCCATCGTAGGAAGAAAACAGGCCGCAATAGACAGTTCAGTTGCTCGCCTGGATGGACGATTTATTGGTATTCAGGCCGATGTTACGAAATTGGATGATCTCGAACGCCTGTTTAAGGAAACATATGACAAATACGGAAAAATCGACGCGCTTGTTGTTAATGCGGGCGGCGCGGTAGAAGGCGGAAAAATGGGCTCTGTTGCCGATATCGGAGAGGCTGATTTTGATGCCTACATAGACCTGAATATAAAAAGCGTATATTTTACAGTGCATAAAGCATTGCCTTATATGAATGATGGCGGTTCAATTGTACTAATAGGATCAATAGCCGGGCACCGCGCATTTCCGGGTATGTCGGTTTATGGGGCATCGAAAGCCGCAGTCATTTCCTTTGCAAGGGGCTTTTCATTAGACCTCCTGGATAGAAAGATCCGTGTAAATGTATTGTCACCAGGTACAATAGATACTCCAGTGTTTGATAAGTTTATTCCGGAAGAACAGGTTGATACCGTTAAGAAAATCTGGACAGATTTAATACCAGCCGGACGGATTGGTCAGCCGTCAGACATTGGGAGAGCCGCCGTATTTCTTGCATCTGACGAATCATCCTTTGTCGTAGGTACCGAAATCCTATCAGATGGCGGTGTAACGAATATAACGATGTTCAGGTAA
- a CDS encoding OsmC family peroxiredoxin, whose product MKRTAKAQWTGNAKEGKGELTTQSEILNKTNYSFKTRFSGEEKGTNPEELLAAAHAGCFTMAVSFALTEQGTPPALLTTEATLSMEGFAISGIHLSITGIIPGISLDTFSDFVRAAEKNCLISKALSIPITSEAHLTFIEN is encoded by the coding sequence ATGAAACGTACAGCAAAAGCACAATGGACAGGAAATGCAAAAGAAGGAAAAGGTGAATTAACTACTCAGAGTGAAATATTAAACAAAACAAACTACAGTTTTAAGACGCGCTTTAGTGGTGAAGAAAAAGGAACAAATCCCGAAGAATTATTAGCTGCAGCGCATGCAGGTTGCTTTACTATGGCTGTAAGTTTTGCACTTACCGAACAAGGCACGCCGCCAGCATTACTGACTACTGAAGCTACTTTGTCAATGGAAGGTTTTGCTATATCTGGAATACATTTATCTATTACAGGCATCATACCTGGAATCAGTTTGGATACATTCAGTGACTTCGTAAGAGCAGCAGAAAAGAACTGCCTAATATCTAAAGCATTAAGTATACCGATTACTTCGGAAGCCCATCTTACTTTTATTGAAAATTAA
- a CDS encoding response regulator transcription factor — protein MNHDIRLVIADDHEIFRDGLALMLSRQPDITLVGQANNGRELLELLTSVEADVVMTDLKMPLMDGITATRALLQRNPDIKIIALSMFDEEELIVEMLEAGAKGYLLKNADKQEIIEAINSVYEDHIFYCRQTSARLAAMIVKSRFNPPRENNAVTFTDREKEIIRLICQQFTAQEIGDKIFLSKRTVEGHRTRILEKMNVKNTAGVVVFALKNNLISEAELL, from the coding sequence ATGAATCACGACATCCGATTAGTGATAGCTGACGATCATGAGATATTCCGTGACGGACTTGCATTAATGCTTTCAAGACAACCTGACATTACCCTTGTAGGGCAGGCCAACAATGGCAGGGAATTACTGGAACTACTGACAAGCGTCGAAGCGGACGTAGTCATGACTGACCTTAAAATGCCTTTGATGGATGGCATTACGGCTACCCGTGCATTACTACAACGTAATCCAGACATTAAGATCATTGCTTTGTCGATGTTTGATGAAGAGGAGCTCATTGTGGAAATGCTGGAAGCGGGTGCAAAAGGTTATCTGCTGAAGAATGCAGATAAACAGGAGATCATCGAGGCGATTAACAGCGTGTATGAAGATCATATTTTCTATTGCCGGCAAACTTCGGCCAGGCTGGCGGCGATGATTGTCAAGAGTCGTTTTAATCCTCCCAGAGAGAATAATGCGGTCACTTTCACCGACAGGGAGAAAGAGATTATCCGGCTGATCTGTCAGCAATTTACCGCCCAGGAAATAGGTGATAAGATATTTCTGAGTAAGCGTACAGTGGAGGGACACCGCACCCGCATCCTGGAAAAAATGAATGTCAAGAATACCGCCGGTGTCGTGGTTTTCGCCCTGAAAAACAACCTCATCAGTGAGGCTGAACTGCTCTGA
- a CDS encoding MerC domain-containing protein, which translates to MEKISKRHKENSHAYEMKWDAIGIGASLACAVHCVLLPVIFTTLTLFDIDILKNVMLEVLTILVSMSIGGWAIWKGYKRVHGQKSVLVYFAIGLTLMIAANFIHGSAFEMGLKLIGATLLITAHIKNWRGCRNCEVHASANHTTTSSSSMAA; encoded by the coding sequence ATGGAAAAGATATCAAAAAGACATAAGGAAAATAGTCATGCTTACGAAATGAAGTGGGATGCAATCGGTATAGGGGCATCTTTAGCCTGTGCCGTACACTGTGTACTCCTGCCGGTCATCTTCACCACACTGACCCTGTTTGATATAGATATTTTAAAAAATGTAATGCTGGAGGTTCTGACGATCCTTGTGTCCATGAGTATAGGTGGCTGGGCTATCTGGAAGGGATATAAACGTGTGCATGGACAGAAATCCGTGCTTGTATATTTCGCGATTGGTCTGACGCTGATGATTGCGGCCAACTTTATTCATGGCAGCGCCTTTGAAATGGGGTTAAAACTGATCGGGGCTACCTTACTGATCACTGCACATATAAAAAACTGGCGGGGCTGTCGCAATTGCGAAGTGCATGCTTCTGCTAATCATACCACCACCTCTTCTTCTTCTATGGCTGCCTGA
- a CDS encoding SDR family NAD(P)-dependent oxidoreductase, with protein sequence MRLKNKVAVITGGNSGIGFGIAKEYAAEGAVGTIVGRNEETLKSAVAALGDQFIGIRCDVTKLDELTGMFAETAQKFGKLDVLVVNAGGAIGAGTAGNLADVTEDSFDKIMNLNLKSVFFTVQKALPYLKDGASVVMIGSLAAHKPLDGLTTYGGAKAAVVNFARSFSKDLANRKIRVNILSPGTIDTPVFEKFGIPTDIAMELKQHVGTSNLVQRIGLPSEMGKVAVFLGSDDSSFVIGQEIVADGGVYHF encoded by the coding sequence ATGAGACTCAAAAACAAGGTAGCAGTAATAACCGGCGGCAACAGCGGAATAGGATTCGGTATAGCCAAAGAATATGCGGCAGAAGGCGCAGTAGGTACAATTGTGGGTAGAAATGAAGAGACGCTTAAAAGTGCTGTAGCTGCACTTGGCGATCAATTTATTGGGATCAGATGTGACGTAACTAAATTGGATGAGCTGACTGGCATGTTTGCCGAAACAGCGCAGAAATTCGGTAAACTGGATGTACTGGTCGTAAATGCAGGTGGCGCCATAGGTGCAGGTACTGCCGGAAATCTGGCGGACGTTACAGAGGATAGTTTCGATAAAATAATGAACCTGAACCTCAAAAGCGTTTTCTTTACTGTACAGAAAGCACTCCCCTACTTAAAAGATGGCGCATCGGTAGTGATGATCGGCTCTCTTGCAGCACACAAACCCCTGGACGGACTGACGACCTATGGAGGCGCTAAAGCAGCTGTAGTGAACTTTGCCCGCTCGTTTTCAAAAGACCTGGCCAATAGGAAGATCCGGGTGAATATATTAAGTCCCGGAACAATTGATACCCCGGTGTTCGAAAAGTTTGGAATTCCTACGGATATCGCCATGGAGCTAAAACAACATGTCGGCACCTCGAACCTCGTTCAGCGTATAGGGCTCCCCTCAGAAATGGGTAAAGTGGCCGTTTTCCTTGGTTCTGACGACTCTTCTTTTGTAATCGGCCAGGAAATCGTTGCCGATGGCGGAGTATATCACTTTTAA
- a CDS encoding Crp/Fnr family transcriptional regulator, giving the protein MDKLIEYLLQFGALDSDQIQFISNKGKVVTLVTNEYFSEAGKTPKYVGFILKGIFRTCFYNNKGDDITHDFIDENNFVTDMQKFEAQAVATEYIQAITDCEVIVFTKKDWDDIGKTIANWDAITGLILRKCIGEILERRNFLVTGDATARYISFMKKFPTFINRIPLSYIASYLGMAQPSLSRIRKNISEKNAF; this is encoded by the coding sequence ATGGATAAATTGATTGAATACCTATTGCAATTTGGCGCCCTTGACAGCGACCAAATTCAATTTATTTCCAATAAAGGGAAAGTGGTGACGCTGGTGACAAATGAATATTTCTCAGAAGCGGGAAAGACACCTAAGTATGTCGGTTTTATTCTTAAAGGTATTTTTCGGACTTGTTTCTATAATAACAAGGGCGATGATATTACGCATGATTTTATTGATGAGAATAATTTCGTCACCGATATGCAAAAGTTCGAAGCACAAGCTGTTGCCACTGAATATATACAGGCAATTACCGACTGTGAGGTGATCGTTTTTACGAAGAAAGACTGGGATGACATTGGCAAAACCATTGCTAATTGGGATGCCATTACCGGGCTAATATTAAGAAAATGTATCGGAGAAATTTTAGAAAGAAGAAACTTTCTGGTGACAGGAGATGCAACTGCCCGTTATATATCATTTATGAAAAAGTTTCCGACTTTCATTAATCGTATTCCGCTTTCGTATATCGCGTCCTATTTGGGAATGGCACAACCCTCCCTTAGCAGGATCCGAAAAAATATCAGCGAGAAAAACGCTTTTTAG
- a CDS encoding Crp/Fnr family transcriptional regulator: MFEVFEQYLIEKAGLNEQEIAAVRAVSVEKKLRKRQYLLQEGDVCVNNCFVVKGCLRLYLVGENGTEHMLRFAVENWWMSDQESLNNGIPSKNNIDALEDSELILISQTDYIHLQMTIPKLRDMVETLKARSFEASQRRIVSNISFSAEEKYQHFINTYPDIFYRIPLHMIASYLGISRETLSRVRNHFLHK; the protein is encoded by the coding sequence ATGTTTGAAGTATTTGAACAATACCTAATTGAAAAAGCCGGACTGAATGAGCAGGAAATTGCAGCGGTACGGGCCGTCAGCGTGGAAAAGAAACTCCGCAAAAGGCAGTATCTGCTTCAGGAAGGAGATGTTTGCGTCAATAACTGCTTCGTTGTAAAAGGATGTCTGCGTTTGTATCTTGTAGGCGAAAATGGTACCGAACACATGCTGAGATTCGCCGTAGAGAACTGGTGGATGAGCGATCAGGAAAGCTTAAATAATGGTATACCATCTAAAAACAACATTGATGCGCTGGAAGATTCTGAATTGATCCTGATCAGTCAAACAGATTACATCCATTTACAAATGACTATCCCCAAGCTACGTGACATGGTCGAAACCCTTAAAGCAAGAAGTTTCGAAGCCAGCCAACGCCGGATAGTCAGCAATATCAGTTTTTCAGCGGAAGAAAAATACCAGCATTTCATCAATACTTACCCGGACATCTTTTACCGGATTCCGCTACATATGATCGCCTCATATCTGGGCATCTCAAGGGAAACACTTAGTCGCGTCAGGAATCATTTCCTTCACAAATAA